A part of Clostridium novyi genomic DNA contains:
- a CDS encoding acetaldehyde dehydrogenase (acetylating): MSNLDRDLYSIQQARDLARLGKIAADKIANYTEKQIDKILRNMVRVAEENASYLAKMAVEETGFGKVYDKAYKNHLASTVVYNSIKDMKTIGIIEKDEKNKVIKIAEPVGLILGIVPSTNPTSTAIFKAIISIKSRNAIVFSPHPSAVKCTVKALELMRDAAIEAGAPENVISCVTKPTLEATNELMKCKEVSMIIATGGPGMVKAAYSSGKPALGVGAGNSPAYIERTANVEKAVKDIISSKTFDNGTICASEQSIICEESNHDKVVEEFKKQGGYFMTEEETLKVCRLLFKNGHTMNAKFVGRSPQVIANAAGFTVSEETKLLIGKQNGVGEGNPLSFEKLTTVLAFYTVKDWQEACELSIELLQNGIGHTMSVHTEDDNIVMKFARKPASRILVNTGGSQGGTGASTGLSPAFTLGCGTWGGSSTSENVTPEHLINIKRVAYGLKDCSTLVEEDEGFNYKKNNQYDNTKCCNNFQKEFMDMSPAQIKAAAEWIDKHNNCTEEVNNCTKSNNEGTKNEELLDLVNQIVAAMKGAN, encoded by the coding sequence ATGAGTAATCTTGACAGGGATTTATATTCTATACAACAAGCCAGGGATCTTGCGAGACTTGGAAAAATAGCAGCAGATAAAATTGCTAATTATACTGAAAAACAAATTGATAAAATTTTACGTAATATGGTTAGAGTTGCAGAAGAAAATGCTAGCTATTTAGCAAAAATGGCAGTCGAAGAAACTGGTTTTGGAAAAGTATACGATAAAGCTTACAAAAATCATTTAGCATCTACTGTAGTATATAACTCAATTAAAGATATGAAAACTATAGGAATAATTGAAAAAGATGAGAAGAATAAAGTTATAAAAATTGCTGAACCAGTTGGTTTAATCCTTGGAATAGTGCCTTCAACAAATCCGACATCTACTGCAATTTTTAAGGCTATTATTTCAATTAAATCTCGTAATGCTATAGTATTTTCACCACATCCATCTGCTGTAAAGTGTACAGTTAAAGCCCTTGAATTAATGAGAGATGCAGCAATAGAAGCTGGTGCACCAGAGAATGTTATAAGTTGTGTAACTAAACCAACACTTGAAGCTACTAATGAATTAATGAAATGTAAAGAAGTTTCTATGATAATAGCAACAGGTGGTCCAGGAATGGTTAAAGCAGCTTACAGTTCAGGAAAACCTGCTCTTGGGGTCGGTGCAGGAAATTCACCAGCATATATTGAAAGAACTGCAAATGTAGAAAAAGCTGTTAAAGATATTATTTCAAGTAAGACATTTGATAATGGTACAATTTGTGCTTCAGAACAATCAATAATTTGTGAAGAATCTAATCATGATAAGGTTGTTGAAGAGTTTAAAAAACAAGGCGGATATTTTATGACAGAAGAAGAAACTCTTAAAGTTTGTAGATTATTATTTAAAAATGGACATACCATGAATGCTAAATTTGTTGGAAGAAGTCCACAGGTTATTGCAAATGCAGCAGGTTTTACAGTTTCAGAAGAAACTAAATTACTTATAGGAAAGCAAAATGGTGTAGGAGAAGGAAATCCTCTATCCTTTGAAAAACTTACAACAGTTCTTGCATTTTATACAGTAAAAGATTGGCAGGAAGCATGTGAATTAAGCATTGAATTACTTCAAAATGGAATTGGTCATACAATGAGTGTTCATACTGAAGATGATAATATAGTTATGAAGTTTGCTAGAAAGCCAGCTTCTCGTATTCTTGTTAATACTGGAGGTTCTCAAGGAGGAACAGGTGCATCTACAGGGCTTAGTCCTGCATTTACTTTAGGTTGTGGTACATGGGGTGGAAGTTCAACTTCTGAAAACGTTACTCCAGAGCATCTTATAAACATAAAAAGAGTTGCTTATGGATTAAAAGATTGTTCAACGCTTGTAGAGGAGGATGAAGGTTTTAATTATAAAAAAAATAATCAATATGATAATACTAAATGTTGTAATAATTTTCAAAAAGAATTTATGGACATGAGTCCAGCTCAAATTAAGGCAGCTGCTGAATGGATAGATAAACATAATAATTGTACTGAAGAGGTTAATAATTGTACTAAAAGTAATAACGAAGGGACAAAAAACGAAGAACTTTTAGATTTAGTTAATCAAATAGTGGCCGCTATGAAAGGGGCAAACTAA
- the eutM gene encoding ethanolamine utilization microcompartment protein EutM, which yields MKFDALGMIETKGLVGSIEAADAMVKAANVYLIGKEYIGGGLVTVMVRGDVGAVKAATDAGAAAAQRVGELISVHVIPRPHSEVEGILPSVKEVVK from the coding sequence ATGAAATTTGATGCATTGGGAATGATAGAAACAAAAGGATTAGTAGGATCAATAGAAGCGGCAGATGCTATGGTTAAGGCTGCAAATGTTTATTTAATAGGTAAAGAATATATTGGAGGTGGACTTGTAACTGTTATGGTTAGAGGTGATGTTGGTGCTGTAAAAGCTGCAACTGATGCTGGAGCTGCTGCAGCACAACGTGTTGGAGAATTAATTTCAGTTCATGTTATACCACGTCCACATTCTGAAGTTGAGGGAATTCTTCCATCAGTTAAAGAAGTTGTAAAATAA
- a CDS encoding cupin domain-containing protein: MKKLICTKDVEKVITDEEKIFYIDGSEIITPAARDFAKNNGIVFKIKTNEPKTDDIVNKKNLNMDKFDCEMMLNLFKKMMDKGLLQEILHCLKQDSLPFDVESDSSGLKVVRGNTVKMDVFDTGNPDAKVYFQELVNKDESKISAGFLIIDNSKFHWELSYEEIDYVIEGTLAIKINEKTYVAYPGDVLFVPSGSKVVWSSPDKAKIFYATYPANWEEFL, translated from the coding sequence ATGAAAAAACTAATTTGCACAAAGGATGTTGAAAAAGTGATAACAGATGAAGAAAAAATATTTTATATAGATGGAAGTGAGATAATTACGCCAGCAGCAAGAGACTTTGCTAAAAATAATGGAATAGTATTTAAAATAAAAACTAATGAACCCAAGACAGATGATATAGTAAATAAAAAGAATTTAAATATGGATAAGTTTGATTGTGAAATGATGCTTAATTTATTTAAGAAAATGATGGATAAGGGTTTATTACAAGAAATACTTCATTGTTTAAAACAAGATAGTCTACCATTTGATGTTGAAAGTGATTCAAGTGGACTTAAGGTTGTTAGAGGAAATACAGTGAAAATGGATGTATTTGATACTGGTAATCCAGATGCAAAAGTATATTTTCAAGAGTTAGTAAATAAAGATGAATCAAAAATTAGTGCAGGATTTTTAATTATTGATAATTCAAAGTTTCATTGGGAATTAAGTTATGAAGAAATTGACTATGTTATTGAAGGAACTTTGGCAATTAAAATTAATGAAAAGACATATGTAGCTTATCCTGGAGATGTATTATTTGTACCATCAGGTTCTAAAGTAGTATGGAGTTCCCCAGATAAAGCTAAAATATTTTATGCCACATATCCAGCAAATTGGGAGGAATTTTTATAA
- the eutJ gene encoding ethanolamine utilization protein EutJ, with amino-acid sequence MSKENITFKYCDEMVKKFEEVIEKPVINGSSVYYTGVDLGTACVVIAVLDENYKPVAGAYRYADVVRDGMVVDYIGAVRIVRELKEEIEEKLNTELIYAAAAIPPGTDELDSGAIKNVVQSAGFELTCILDEPTAANAVLKIKNGAVVDIGGGTTGISILKNGEVVYVVDEPTGGTHFSLVLSGAYKVPFKEADEFKRNNKNHKEILPILKPVVEKISSIINKYIKNYDVNELSLVGGTCCLTGIEDIIEKSTGVHTHKPKNPMFVTPLGIALSCTQDIIED; translated from the coding sequence ATGTCAAAGGAAAATATAACTTTTAAATATTGCGATGAAATGGTTAAAAAATTTGAAGAGGTTATAGAAAAACCAGTTATTAATGGATCTTCTGTTTATTATACAGGGGTAGATTTGGGAACAGCTTGTGTTGTAATAGCTGTTTTAGATGAAAATTATAAACCAGTTGCTGGAGCATATAGATATGCTGATGTAGTTCGTGACGGGATGGTTGTTGACTATATTGGAGCTGTAAGAATTGTAAGAGAACTTAAAGAGGAAATTGAAGAAAAGCTAAATACTGAGCTTATTTATGCAGCAGCAGCAATTCCACCAGGAACAGATGAGCTAGATTCTGGAGCAATTAAAAATGTAGTTCAATCAGCTGGTTTTGAACTTACATGTATTTTAGATGAACCTACTGCTGCAAATGCTGTACTTAAGATTAAAAATGGTGCAGTTGTAGATATTGGAGGTGGAACAACTGGAATTTCAATTTTAAAAAATGGAGAAGTTGTTTATGTTGTTGATGAACCTACAGGTGGTACTCATTTTTCATTAGTTCTTTCAGGTGCATATAAAGTGCCTTTTAAAGAGGCTGATGAATTTAAAAGAAACAATAAAAATCATAAGGAAATTTTACCAATATTAAAGCCAGTTGTTGAAAAAATATCATCAATTATTAATAAATATATTAAGAATTATGATGTTAATGAGCTTTCTTTAGTAGGCGGTACTTGTTGTCTTACAGGCATTGAAGATATTATTGAAAAAAGCACAGGGGTGCATACTCATAAACCTAAAAATCCTATGTTTGTAACACCTCTTGGAATAGCATTAAGCTGTACACAAGATATTATTGAAGATTAA
- a CDS encoding EutP/PduV family microcompartment system protein: protein MRKKRIMVIGPSRCGKTTIVNSLNNYNGPLRKTPDLIYGKNTIDVPGAYIENSWMYKHVIAISQDASHVLILVDQSNCNEVYSYGFANSFICPVIGVITKCDLMPENENKCLRQLKNIGVKEPYFHISFPMGLGIDDLKRYLFKKGKE from the coding sequence ATGAGAAAGAAAAGAATAATGGTAATTGGTCCTTCAAGGTGTGGCAAAACTACAATAGTTAATTCATTAAATAATTATAATGGTCCATTAAGAAAAACACCAGATTTGATTTATGGTAAAAACACCATTGATGTCCCAGGGGCTTATATAGAAAATTCATGGATGTATAAGCATGTAATTGCAATATCTCAAGATGCATCTCATGTGCTTATATTAGTTGATCAGTCCAATTGCAATGAAGTATACTCCTATGGATTTGCAAATTCTTTTATATGTCCGGTAATCGGGGTTATAACAAAATGTGATTTAATGCCTGAAAATGAAAATAAGTGTTTAAGACAGTTAAAAAATATAGGTGTAAAAGAGCCATATTTTCATATTAGTTTTCCAATGGGATTAGGAATTGATGATTTAAAAAGGTATTTATTTAAAAAAGGTAAGGAGTAA
- a CDS encoding phosphate propanoyltransferase, which produces MNSCEEVLKLLLEFIKESKNSNSKKSSLEIPVGISNRHVHLSQKDLYTLFGNNYRLVKIKDLSQPGQFASKETVTICGPKGAIEKVRILGPARSKTQVEVLNGDCIKLGVSQHVRLSGNTTKTSGITIIGPKGSVQIEEGVIVAQRHIHMTPEDAKTFGVHDGDIVSINLDTLRGGIYNNVIIRANDTSKLECHIDIEEANAMGINPKSKITIVS; this is translated from the coding sequence ATGAATAGCTGTGAAGAGGTATTAAAACTTTTATTAGAATTTATCAAAGAATCTAAGAATTCTAATAGTAAGAAAAGTTCACTTGAAATTCCAGTAGGAATTTCAAATAGACATGTACATCTCTCACAAAAAGATTTATATACTCTCTTTGGCAATAATTATAGGCTTGTAAAAATTAAAGATTTATCTCAACCTGGACAGTTTGCCTCTAAAGAAACTGTAACAATTTGTGGACCTAAAGGTGCAATTGAAAAAGTTAGAATTTTAGGACCTGCAAGAAGTAAGACTCAAGTTGAAGTATTAAATGGAGATTGTATTAAACTTGGGGTATCCCAGCATGTTAGATTATCTGGAAATACAACAAAAACATCTGGTATAACAATAATTGGTCCTAAAGGTTCTGTTCAAATAGAAGAAGGAGTAATAGTTGCACAAAGACATATTCATATGACACCAGAAGATGCTAAAACTTTTGGTGTACATGATGGAGATATAGTGTCAATAAATTTGGATACTTTAAGAGGTGGCATATATAATAATGTAATTATTAGAGCTAACGATACTTCAAAACTAGAATGTCATATTGACATTGAAGAGGCTAATGCCATGGGTATTAATCCAAAATCAAAAATCACAATAGTAAGTTAA
- a CDS encoding BMC domain-containing protein, with product MGDFFNRNIQRVIQESVPGKQITISHVIASPMDDIYERLGIDKKGAIGILTLSPFETAIIAADIATKASDVEIGFLDRFTGSVVISGDVQSVETALSAVNNTLKDMLGFTEAPITRT from the coding sequence ATGGGGGATTTTTTTAATAGAAATATACAGCGTGTTATTCAAGAGTCGGTTCCAGGAAAGCAAATAACAATATCTCATGTTATTGCATCACCTATGGATGATATATATGAACGTCTTGGAATTGATAAAAAAGGAGCAATAGGTATTTTAACTCTTTCTCCTTTTGAAACTGCTATTATTGCAGCAGATATTGCTACAAAAGCATCTGATGTTGAAATTGGATTTCTTGATCGTTTTACAGGTTCTGTTGTAATAAGTGGTGATGTTCAAAGTGTTGAAACAGCACTTAGTGCAGTAAATAACACACTAAAAGACATGCTTGGATTTACGGAAGCTCCCATTACAAGAACATGA
- a CDS encoding cupin domain-containing protein, with amino-acid sequence MYNSYNSYPNPYLADMYTPYDAYLYPSPMYTSSFCNHFTDESQSSSRHNLEQPTKNYGLIQLKDYGSEPFVVNIDEMTKINSTYRTALWTGKHLQLTLMSIMVGEDIGLEIHPNTDQFIRIEEGQGIVKMGNSKCNLDFQRKVYDDFAIIIPAGKWHNIINTGNKPLKLYSIYAPPEHPHGTVHETKAIAEAAEETHTITM; translated from the coding sequence TTGTATAATTCTTATAATTCATACCCTAATCCTTATTTAGCTGATATGTATACTCCTTATGACGCATATCTTTATCCTTCCCCAATGTATACTTCAAGCTTTTGTAATCATTTCACTGATGAATCTCAGTCTAGTTCAAGACATAATTTGGAACAACCAACAAAAAATTATGGATTAATTCAGCTAAAAGATTATGGCTCAGAACCATTTGTAGTTAATATTGATGAAATGACTAAAATAAACAGTACTTATCGTACAGCCTTATGGACAGGAAAACACTTACAACTTACTTTAATGAGTATAATGGTTGGAGAAGACATAGGTTTAGAAATTCATCCTAATACTGATCAATTTATCCGTATTGAAGAAGGTCAAGGAATTGTTAAGATGGGTAATAGTAAATGTAACTTGGACTTCCAAAGAAAAGTTTATGATGATTTTGCAATTATCATACCTGCTGGTAAATGGCATAATATAATCAATACGGGCAACAAACCACTTAAATTGTATTCCATATATGCACCACCTGAGCATCCTCATGGTACTGTTCATGAAACTAAAGCAATTGCAGAAGCTGCTGAAGAAACTCATACTATAACTATGTAA
- the cutD gene encoding choline TMA-lyase-activating enzyme, whose amino-acid sequence MSNGRLGVIERKARIFNIQKYNMYDGNGIRTLVFFQGCPLRCKWCANPEGMIKKYRIMFKSNLCINCGACVSACPVGIHTIYNSKHVINRDIDCIGCGKCKEVCLKSAISIVGETKTISELLRIIEEDRTFYEMSGGGVTLGGGEVLMQPEAATSLLMACKQEGINTAIETCGYTNKETILRIAEFTDLFLFDIKNIHSEKHFMLTGVRNEQILENLEELLHRKYNVKIRMPLLKGINDSQNEIEETMKFLMPYKDYKNFKGIDLLPYHKMGVNKYKQLGIEYPINGDPSLSNEDLDRIEGWIKKYDLPVRVIRH is encoded by the coding sequence ATGAGTAATGGAAGGTTAGGCGTAATTGAACGAAAGGCTAGAATTTTTAATATACAAAAATATAATATGTATGATGGAAATGGAATAAGAACATTAGTATTTTTTCAAGGTTGTCCTCTTAGATGTAAATGGTGTGCAAATCCTGAAGGAATGATTAAAAAATATAGGATTATGTTTAAAAGTAATTTATGTATTAATTGTGGAGCTTGTGTTTCAGCTTGTCCTGTTGGAATACATACCATATATAATTCAAAGCATGTAATTAATCGTGATATTGATTGTATTGGATGTGGAAAATGTAAAGAGGTTTGTCTTAAATCTGCCATATCAATAGTTGGAGAAACAAAAACTATATCTGAACTTTTAAGAATTATAGAAGAAGACAGAACTTTTTATGAAATGTCTGGTGGTGGAGTTACATTAGGTGGCGGTGAAGTTTTAATGCAACCTGAAGCCGCTACTAGTTTATTAATGGCATGTAAGCAAGAAGGTATAAATACTGCAATTGAAACTTGTGGTTATACAAATAAAGAGACAATACTTAGGATTGCAGAATTCACAGATCTATTTTTATTTGATATTAAAAATATTCATTCTGAGAAACACTTTATGTTAACAGGAGTAAGAAATGAACAGATTTTAGAAAATCTTGAAGAACTACTTCATAGAAAATATAATGTAAAAATTCGTATGCCTTTACTTAAGGGAATAAATGATTCACAAAATGAAATTGAAGAAACTATGAAGTTTTTAATGCCATATAAAGATTATAAAAATTTTAAAGGAATTGATTTACTTCCATATCATAAAATGGGGGTAAATAAATATAAGCAATTAGGTATTGAATATCCTATAAATGGTGATCCAAGTTTGAGTAATGAAGATTTAGATAGAATAGAAGGATGGATTAAAAAATATGATTTACCTGTAAGAGTAATCCGTCATTAA
- a CDS encoding GNAT family N-acetyltransferase has translation MEFRKAIKTDINNIMKIIKQAQDYFREQGIDQWQNNYPNVETISNDIDNKESYVLLKNNNIVATAAVSFNKEKTYDCIYDGKWISNNEYAVIHRIAVDNNYKGLGFSSEIIKKVEEFCLSKDVYSIKIDTHEKNLSMQNLLKKNKFQYCGVIYLEDKSKRIAFEKVLYTMKI, from the coding sequence ATGGAATTTAGAAAAGCTATTAAAACTGACATTAATAATATAATGAAAATTATTAAGCAAGCACAAGATTACTTTAGAGAGCAAGGGATTGATCAATGGCAGAATAATTATCCTAATGTTGAAACAATAAGTAATGATATTGATAATAAAGAAAGTTATGTATTATTAAAGAATAATAATATTGTTGCTACCGCAGCTGTCTCTTTTAATAAAGAAAAAACATATGATTGTATTTATGATGGTAAATGGATTAGTAACAATGAATATGCAGTTATTCATAGAATAGCTGTTGATAACAATTATAAAGGTTTAGGCTTTTCATCTGAAATAATTAAAAAAGTAGAGGAATTTTGTTTAAGTAAGGATGTATATAGTATTAAAATAGATACACATGAAAAAAACTTATCTATGCAAAATTTACTTAAGAAAAATAAGTTTCAGTATTGTGGAGTAATTTATCTAGAAGATAAAAGTAAAAGAATAGCTTTTGAAAAAGTATTATATACTATGAAAATATAA
- a CDS encoding EutN/CcmL family microcompartment protein: protein MIAAKLVDNVWATRKAESLSGLKFMLAEEIGGIDEGRRFIVVDIIGAGIGDRVIVSSGSSARKMLGDDNIPVDAAVIGIIDEDCNFG from the coding sequence ATGATAGCAGCAAAACTTGTTGATAATGTATGGGCTACTCGAAAAGCGGAATCTCTTAGTGGGCTTAAATTTATGCTAGCAGAAGAAATCGGTGGAATAGATGAAGGACGAAGATTTATTGTTGTTGATATTATTGGTGCTGGAATTGGTGATAGAGTTATTGTAAGTAGTGGATCATCTGCAAGAAAAATGTTAGGTGATGACAATATTCCAGTAGATGCAGCTGTTATTGGAATAATTGATGAGGATTGCAATTTTGGTTAA
- a CDS encoding S1 family peptidase, with the protein MISNICENEYKFFLSKSNVIGVALGYKMVKGFYTNQKCITIFVTKKVPCNELLSNEIIPNFYKGFQTDVKECRMPICNSLTERIRPIINGYSVGNILSNGIGTAGCLVADRYVYILSSNHIFALNNRAPIGSIIVQPGVEDGGKKEKDVIGRLNKFIPIKFIQGSKEPENIVDCALCKLTNKSIATPSIAFVGKPKGVALPKLNEDVKKVGRTTGKTNGKVKYLCATFEVDCFSVKKKALFKSQIITTKMGEAGDSGALLLNSDNYALGILLGSNDDLVVFNPIQKVLDSLNVKLVTS; encoded by the coding sequence ATGATTTCAAATATATGTGAAAATGAATATAAATTTTTTTTAAGTAAATCTAATGTAATAGGAGTAGCACTGGGATATAAAATGGTAAAAGGATTTTATACTAACCAGAAATGCATTACAATATTTGTAACTAAAAAAGTGCCTTGTAATGAATTATTAAGTAATGAAATAATACCTAATTTTTATAAAGGATTTCAAACGGATGTAAAGGAATGTAGGATGCCTATATGTAATTCTTTAACAGAGAGGATTCGTCCAATTATAAATGGTTATAGTGTAGGAAATATACTAAGTAATGGTATTGGAACAGCAGGATGTTTAGTAGCTGATAGATATGTATATATATTGAGTAGTAATCATATATTTGCTTTAAATAACCGAGCCCCTATAGGTAGTATTATAGTACAGCCCGGTGTTGAAGATGGAGGAAAAAAAGAGAAAGATGTAATTGGACGTCTTAATAAATTTATTCCAATTAAATTTATACAAGGAAGTAAAGAACCTGAAAATATTGTGGATTGTGCATTGTGTAAACTTACAAACAAATCTATTGCAACACCTAGTATTGCCTTCGTGGGTAAACCTAAGGGAGTAGCTTTACCTAAATTAAATGAAGATGTTAAAAAAGTAGGAAGGACAACAGGAAAGACTAATGGAAAAGTTAAATATTTATGTGCAACCTTTGAAGTAGATTGTTTTTCTGTAAAGAAGAAAGCTTTATTTAAAAGTCAGATAATTACTACTAAAATGGGAGAGGCAGGAGATTCAGGAGCTTTATTATTGAATTCAGATAATTATGCTCTTGGTATTTTGCTAGGGAGTAATGATGACCTAGTTGTATTTAACCCTATACAAAAAGTTTTGGATAGTTTAAATGTAAAATTAGTTACATCTTAA
- a CDS encoding cobalamin adenosyltransferase produces MIKFITEEYLRELYRKNPFNIYELEQEQRLTPGAIEYLSDKKIKISNNTCNNFKDILKANIKTSQDNQEHKMREIDNRSLNLKKRLCYKLKSIEAKFLVVTSEILKEDVILAQGIMNLNRKIANIRNFVDGKGVLESILMKECKGMNSSNFTMEIGNCFEITEFHMQLKKGNIILKINTLRCMLRELQFEIFEIYKDNNLKNTIIANVNSIINSLSQLICLAVGGEECQRKI; encoded by the coding sequence ATGATAAAATTTATTACAGAGGAGTATTTAAGAGAATTATATAGAAAAAACCCTTTTAATATATATGAGTTAGAACAAGAACAACGCCTTACCCCCGGAGCCATTGAGTATTTATCTGATAAAAAAATAAAAATTAGTAATAATACTTGTAATAATTTTAAAGATATTTTAAAGGCAAATATTAAAACTTCTCAAGATAACCAGGAACATAAAATGAGAGAAATAGATAATAGAAGTTTAAATTTAAAAAAAAGGCTTTGCTATAAATTAAAATCTATAGAAGCAAAATTTCTTGTTGTTACTAGTGAAATATTAAAAGAAGATGTTATTTTAGCACAAGGTATTATGAACTTAAATAGAAAAATAGCAAATATCAGAAATTTTGTAGATGGAAAGGGCGTTCTTGAGAGTATTTTAATGAAAGAATGCAAAGGAATGAATTCATCAAATTTTACAATGGAAATTGGTAATTGTTTTGAAATAACTGAGTTTCATATGCAACTTAAAAAAGGTAATATCATTTTAAAAATTAATACTCTTCGTTGTATGTTAAGAGAATTACAATTTGAAATATTTGAAATATATAAAGATAATAATTTAAAAAATACAATTATAGCAAATGTTAATTCAATAATTAACTCATTATCACAATTAATTTGTTTAGCAGTAGGAGGGGAAGAATGTCAAAGGAAAATATAA